One genomic segment of Fervidobacterium pennivorans includes these proteins:
- the rsmA gene encoding 16S rRNA (adenine(1518)-N(6)/adenine(1519)-N(6))-dimethyltransferase RsmA: MKKYGVTLKKSLGQNFLSNEVFAKKIVELSGVNKQDTVLEIGAGAGTLTVALAETGATIYAIEIDERLKPILEERLLTFPNVHLIFSDFLALDLSFLPSGYKCVSNIPYYITAPILKRLIFTPFSALFIMMQKEVGERLLEEPGSSNRGFLTVVLQTVANIEKILMVPKSAFVPNPEVDSVVLKITRKEPFPFVDSSQLESFWRFVSDSFSQKRKTIYNNLKAITKDTKVLELVIKEANIPSNARPEQLSEEQFLMLWKAWSKFTNEKQR, encoded by the coding sequence TTGAAAAAATACGGTGTCACTCTGAAGAAATCTTTGGGTCAGAATTTTTTGTCCAACGAAGTTTTTGCAAAAAAGATTGTTGAATTATCAGGAGTAAACAAACAGGATACAGTCCTTGAAATAGGTGCTGGAGCAGGAACTTTAACCGTTGCACTGGCAGAAACTGGTGCAACGATTTATGCTATAGAAATTGACGAAAGGCTCAAGCCTATCCTTGAAGAACGGTTATTAACATTTCCGAATGTCCATCTAATTTTCTCCGACTTCCTAGCCCTTGATTTGTCGTTTCTTCCAAGTGGCTACAAATGTGTTTCAAATATTCCCTATTACATCACCGCTCCGATACTTAAAAGACTTATTTTTACACCATTTTCAGCACTCTTTATCATGATGCAAAAGGAAGTCGGGGAAAGATTGTTGGAAGAACCTGGTAGCTCAAATAGAGGATTCCTAACTGTTGTGCTCCAAACAGTTGCGAACATAGAAAAAATTCTGATGGTCCCAAAAAGTGCATTTGTTCCAAATCCGGAAGTGGATAGCGTTGTTCTGAAAATTACAAGGAAAGAACCTTTCCCATTCGTAGATAGCTCACAACTTGAATCTTTTTGGAGATTTGTTTCCGATAGCTTTTCTCAAAAGAGAAAAACGATATACAATAATCTAAAAGCCATAACCAAAGATACAAAGGTTTTAGAACTGGTAATCAAAGAAGCAAATATACCATCAAATGCAAGACCTGAACAACTCAGTGAAGAACAATTTCTGATGTTGTGGAAAGCATGGTCGAAATTTACAAATGAGAAGCAAAGGTAA
- a CDS encoding SIR2 family NAD-dependent protein deacylase: MAFDKLIEKFCEMLKTSKFVVALTGAGVSVPSGIPDFRSPNGLYAKYGQDIFEIDEFYKNPDRFYNFAKEGLIPMLSAQPNVVHHMLAKLEKAGILKGVITQNIDGLHQKAGSKNVAEIHGSVRIWNCLKCTKRYEILDDGQREFLLSTNFRCSCGGLVKPNITFFGEMLPVDEFAKAQKWAESSDLFITLGSSLVVYPAAQLPIYALRNGAKLVIVNKGETPLDRYATFKFDIDLTEFSNKILETLNTFLN, from the coding sequence ATGGCATTCGACAAACTTATTGAAAAATTTTGCGAAATGCTCAAGACTTCAAAATTTGTTGTTGCACTCACTGGTGCAGGTGTCAGTGTTCCCAGTGGTATACCGGACTTTAGAAGTCCAAATGGGCTTTACGCGAAATACGGTCAGGATATCTTTGAAATTGATGAGTTTTACAAAAATCCAGACAGATTTTACAATTTTGCAAAGGAAGGTCTTATACCTATGTTGTCAGCTCAACCAAATGTTGTTCACCACATGTTGGCAAAGTTGGAAAAAGCAGGTATATTGAAAGGGGTTATAACTCAGAACATCGATGGATTGCACCAAAAAGCGGGCAGTAAGAATGTGGCAGAAATCCATGGGAGTGTTAGAATTTGGAATTGTTTAAAATGTACTAAACGCTACGAAATCCTTGATGATGGACAAAGGGAGTTTTTATTATCTACCAATTTCAGATGCTCTTGTGGAGGTTTGGTAAAACCAAATATAACGTTCTTTGGTGAGATGCTACCTGTGGATGAGTTCGCAAAAGCTCAGAAATGGGCAGAAAGTAGCGATTTGTTCATAACGTTAGGCTCTTCACTCGTAGTTTATCCGGCAGCACAGTTGCCTATCTATGCTCTCAGAAATGGGGCTAAACTTGTGATTGTGAATAAAGGAGAAACACCTCTTGATAGGTATGCAACCTTCAAGTTTGACATCGATTTGACAGAATTCTCAAACAAGATTCTTGAAACCCTCAACACTTTTCTGAACTGA
- the udk gene encoding uridine kinase, protein MYIILIGGGTGSGKTTVAKRIMERLGSEKCVMLPMDNYYRDMSHIPLEERKKYNYDHPDMIEHTLIVKHVKELLTGKAIELPDYDFTLYTRTGNSTKIEPKPILLIEGIFALYYDELRALADLKIYVDTEGDERFIRRLQRDIFERGRTIESVIDQYLNTVKPMHDAYVEPTKKHADIIIPRGGYNEKAIEVVVEYVQNLI, encoded by the coding sequence ATGTATATAATACTTATTGGAGGAGGAACAGGCTCAGGGAAAACAACGGTTGCTAAGCGCATTATGGAACGTTTGGGCTCCGAAAAATGTGTCATGCTCCCAATGGATAATTATTACAGAGACATGTCGCATATACCCTTGGAAGAGAGAAAAAAATACAATTATGACCATCCGGATATGATTGAACACACTTTGATTGTGAAACATGTGAAGGAACTCTTGACGGGTAAAGCTATAGAATTACCTGACTACGATTTTACTTTGTATACGCGAACGGGAAATTCTACAAAAATCGAACCAAAGCCAATTCTGTTAATCGAGGGTATCTTTGCTCTTTACTACGACGAATTGAGAGCACTGGCTGACCTGAAAATATATGTGGACACAGAAGGAGATGAACGGTTTATAAGAAGGTTACAAAGGGATATTTTCGAACGTGGAAGAACTATAGAGTCAGTTATAGACCAATACTTAAATACTGTAAAGCCAATGCATGATGCTTATGTCGAACCTACGAAAAAGCATGCGGATATAATCATACCGCGTGGGGGATACAACGAAAAGGCTATCGAAGTTGTAGTTGAATATGTGCAGAATTTAATATAG
- the miaB gene encoding tRNA (N6-isopentenyl adenosine(37)-C2)-methylthiotransferase MiaB, whose translation MKVHIYTYGCQMNENDTEIAKQLLLNGGFEVVDSEDEADIVILNTCAVRKKSEDKVYSHIGKLRKKGKKIGIMGCVADKEKENLFRRGVLFVIGTRAIAKIPEAVSNAKDGTKQIYLDDTLDEIDYHKVETRNSKHHAWITIIYGCDRFCTYCIVPYTRGREKSRPMESVLLEVGSLVEKGYKEFTFLGQNVDAYGKDLNDGTSLAKLLIEAAKIDGVKRLWFLTSYPTDFSLEIPQAMVENPKIARSIHLPVQHGSDRILRAMNRRYTRGEYIELINNIRNIVPDASISSDIIVGFPGETDEDFEATVELVKAIKFERLNLAIYSPREGTVAWKYFKDDVPYKTKVRRMSYLLNLQKMINRELNEAYRDKRVEVIVEAQAKNGLFYGRDIRNKIISFEGSHELIGKTVIVKVNKITAGPLYGTVEEVLG comes from the coding sequence ATGAAAGTTCATATTTACACATACGGTTGCCAAATGAACGAAAACGACACGGAAATAGCTAAGCAACTGCTTTTAAATGGCGGATTTGAAGTTGTGGATAGCGAGGATGAAGCTGACATAGTAATTCTTAACACATGCGCTGTAAGAAAGAAGTCAGAAGATAAGGTCTATAGTCATATTGGGAAGCTCAGAAAAAAAGGAAAAAAAATAGGAATAATGGGATGTGTTGCCGACAAAGAAAAAGAAAACCTCTTTAGAAGAGGTGTTTTGTTTGTTATTGGTACTCGTGCAATTGCCAAAATCCCAGAAGCTGTTTCAAACGCTAAAGATGGTACTAAACAGATTTACCTTGATGATACTCTCGATGAGATTGATTACCATAAGGTGGAAACCAGAAATTCAAAACACCACGCCTGGATAACCATCATATACGGATGCGACAGGTTTTGCACTTACTGTATCGTGCCGTATACAAGAGGTAGAGAAAAATCAAGACCAATGGAAAGTGTATTACTCGAAGTGGGTTCATTAGTTGAAAAAGGCTACAAGGAATTCACATTTCTTGGGCAAAATGTAGATGCATATGGGAAAGACCTGAATGATGGAACATCATTAGCTAAGTTGCTCATAGAAGCAGCAAAAATCGATGGAGTGAAGCGACTATGGTTCTTGACATCATACCCTACGGACTTTTCTTTAGAGATACCACAAGCTATGGTTGAAAATCCCAAGATTGCTAGATCCATACACCTTCCCGTTCAGCACGGAAGCGATAGGATACTAAGAGCTATGAATAGAAGGTATACTCGTGGCGAATACATTGAGTTGATAAACAACATAAGAAATATTGTTCCGGATGCCTCTATCTCGAGTGATATCATCGTAGGGTTCCCTGGGGAAACTGACGAGGACTTTGAAGCAACTGTTGAACTTGTAAAAGCTATTAAATTCGAAAGACTCAACCTTGCTATCTACTCTCCACGTGAAGGAACCGTTGCATGGAAATATTTTAAAGACGATGTACCATATAAGACAAAGGTGCGTAGAATGTCTTACCTATTGAATCTGCAGAAAATGATAAACAGAGAGTTAAATGAAGCCTATAGAGACAAAAGGGTTGAGGTAATAGTCGAGGCACAAGCAAAAAATGGCCTATTTTACGGAAGGGATATACGTAACAAAATTATCTCTTTTGAAGGTTCTCATGAACTTATTGGAAAAACTGTCATAGTAAAGGTAAACAAAATCACAGCAGGCCCGTTGTATGGAACCGTTGAAGAGGTATTGGGATAA
- a CDS encoding ROK family transcriptional regulator, translating into MKNEAKILLHILREKKLRRKELEKIIGVNPSTMTYLLDKLRDYVEIEEEFPATGKPPQLISISKEAWHILAINVGRERIRAVVYNGKGEELESSEYKVKSEFLNNDGINELLKKTLEKFYDFDSIGIAFSGTVVDDKVYSKILKLERYDPVKSLKLKSLGVPYVILSDVEAIAAYESKTTGRERVFVLNYGTGIGACYYEYHALFSKDEFKNIALGHIYFGGDEKCYCGAYGCLETVASDFVVFRKYTGSSISFVEFIAHEENYLNELKTIRNLYKTDESKAKEIYSEVIDKLAYVLGNLSLILGVSNVAIYGEGSSEWLAQQIEKKSRSLSPNFNLSVRYGHVHDAVERGVSLEAAVNYVKKTFSKSRASKL; encoded by the coding sequence AGATTATCGGTGTTAATCCTTCAACAATGACATATCTACTTGATAAATTACGAGATTATGTAGAAATTGAGGAGGAATTCCCAGCAACGGGAAAACCTCCTCAATTGATTTCGATTTCCAAGGAAGCCTGGCATATACTTGCAATAAATGTTGGTAGAGAACGTATAAGAGCTGTTGTTTACAATGGAAAAGGTGAAGAATTAGAGAGCTCGGAGTATAAAGTAAAAAGTGAGTTTTTAAACAATGATGGTATAAACGAGCTTCTAAAGAAGACTTTAGAGAAGTTCTATGATTTTGACAGCATTGGAATAGCATTTTCTGGAACTGTTGTTGATGACAAAGTATACTCAAAGATTCTAAAGCTTGAGCGATACGACCCTGTGAAATCGTTGAAACTCAAATCTTTAGGTGTTCCTTACGTTATTTTATCGGATGTTGAAGCAATTGCAGCCTATGAGTCCAAAACTACTGGAAGAGAACGTGTCTTTGTTCTGAACTACGGGACAGGTATCGGAGCATGCTATTACGAATATCATGCTCTTTTCAGTAAAGATGAGTTTAAGAACATAGCTTTAGGACACATATACTTCGGTGGAGATGAAAAGTGCTACTGTGGAGCTTATGGATGCCTTGAAACTGTTGCTTCTGATTTTGTTGTTTTCAGGAAATATACTGGGAGTTCGATATCATTTGTTGAGTTCATAGCCCACGAGGAAAATTATCTAAATGAACTGAAGACAATTAGAAATTTATATAAAACTGACGAAAGTAAAGCAAAAGAGATTTACTCTGAAGTCATAGATAAGCTCGCATACGTTCTTGGAAATCTTTCATTGATTTTAGGTGTTAGTAATGTTGCAATTTACGGAGAAGGGAGCTCCGAATGGTTAGCTCAGCAAATCGAGAAGAAATCAAGAAGTCTGTCTCCAAATTTCAATCTTTCCGTTCGATACGGTCACGTGCATGATGCTGTTGAAAGAGGAGTTTCATTAGAGGCTGCTGTAAATTATGTAAAGAAGACCTTTTCAAAATCTCGGGCATCCAAGCTGTAG
- a CDS encoding bifunctional methionine sulfoxide reductase B/A protein has product MKKKIINQELSEFERFVLFEKGTEPPFSGEYENHFEKGIYVCKNCGIPLYNSSDKFHSGCGWPAFDDEIPGAIFKQIDRDGIRTEIVCAYCGVHLGHVFYGEGFTKKNVRHCVNSVSLKFIPEGQKPPIDRMFCAGGCFWGVEHLFKQLHGVVDTRVGYMGGRWPNPTYEQVCTGLTGHLETVEVIFNPNLIDEEQLIKYFFEIHDFTQEDGQGPDIGEQYKSAIFYTNERQKEIAEKIIEELKKRYKVATQLRKASTFWVAEDYHQDYYEKTGKAPYCHYRRKIF; this is encoded by the coding sequence ATGAAAAAGAAAATTATCAACCAGGAACTAAGCGAATTTGAGAGGTTTGTGCTTTTTGAAAAAGGCACAGAACCCCCATTTTCTGGGGAATACGAAAACCATTTTGAAAAAGGCATTTACGTGTGTAAGAACTGCGGAATACCATTGTATAATTCTTCTGATAAATTCCACTCTGGATGTGGTTGGCCTGCGTTTGACGATGAGATTCCTGGGGCAATATTTAAGCAAATCGATAGAGATGGAATAAGAACAGAAATTGTTTGCGCTTATTGTGGCGTTCATCTGGGGCATGTGTTTTATGGAGAAGGGTTCACAAAAAAGAATGTAAGGCACTGTGTGAATTCAGTCTCTTTGAAGTTTATACCAGAAGGACAGAAACCACCCATTGATAGAATGTTTTGCGCTGGCGGTTGTTTCTGGGGTGTTGAGCATCTTTTCAAACAACTCCATGGAGTTGTGGACACAAGGGTCGGTTACATGGGTGGACGTTGGCCCAACCCAACATACGAACAGGTATGCACCGGATTGACAGGACATTTAGAAACCGTAGAGGTCATATTCAATCCAAACTTAATAGACGAGGAACAATTGATAAAGTATTTCTTTGAAATCCACGATTTTACGCAAGAAGACGGTCAAGGACCAGATATTGGTGAACAATACAAGAGTGCCATATTCTATACAAATGAGAGGCAAAAAGAAATTGCTGAAAAGATAATAGAAGAATTAAAGAAACGATACAAGGTTGCAACTCAACTTAGGAAAGCTTCGACGTTTTGGGTTGCTGAAGATTATCACCAGGACTATTACGAAAAGACAGGGAAAGCCCCTTATTGTCATTACAGGCGAAAGATATTCTGA
- the fliI gene encoding flagellar protein export ATPase FliI — protein MADKNVNFKKCSLFKLLEFFEEKVKEINPYEYIGEVQKIIGLTIESKGPDAAYGELCKIIVGNKKALAEVVGFKEDMTVLMPLEDITGLKKGCEVIKTNKTVSIPVGEELRGRVVDALGRPIDGKRLVLREYRPIINEAPNPLIRKRILEPLPVGVRAIDGFITLGKGQRIGIFAGSGVGKSTLLGMIARNTMADINVIALIGERGREVREFIEKDLGEEGLKRSVVVVSTSDQPALLRIKALLTATTIAEYFRDKGYAVMLMVDSLTRWAMAQREVGLAIGEPPTTRGYPPSVFAQLPKILERAGNSDKGSITGIYTVLVEADDFNEPISDTVRGIVDGHIILSRRLAEANHYPAIDVLMSVSRLMTDVVKPEHLHAARLLRDIMATYNDAKDLIDVGAYKKGTNPKIDKAIELIDEINKFLRQGIREKMTFDDTVEYLLSIARKV, from the coding sequence ATGGCTGATAAAAATGTTAATTTTAAGAAGTGTAGTTTGTTTAAGTTGTTGGAATTTTTTGAAGAAAAGGTAAAAGAAATAAACCCATATGAATATATCGGAGAGGTTCAAAAAATCATAGGTCTTACGATAGAATCGAAAGGTCCAGATGCTGCCTATGGAGAGCTTTGCAAAATTATCGTAGGTAACAAAAAAGCACTTGCGGAAGTTGTTGGATTTAAAGAAGATATGACAGTATTAATGCCGTTAGAAGATATAACGGGGTTGAAAAAAGGTTGTGAAGTCATCAAAACTAACAAAACCGTAAGCATCCCTGTTGGCGAAGAGTTGCGTGGAAGGGTTGTTGATGCACTTGGAAGACCTATAGATGGGAAAAGACTTGTACTTAGAGAGTATCGTCCTATAATAAACGAAGCACCAAATCCTCTTATTCGAAAAAGAATTTTAGAACCACTTCCGGTTGGTGTTCGCGCTATCGATGGATTTATCACACTTGGAAAAGGACAAAGGATAGGCATTTTTGCTGGTAGTGGTGTTGGTAAGAGCACACTTCTAGGAATGATTGCAAGAAATACGATGGCTGACATAAACGTAATAGCGTTGATAGGAGAACGTGGAAGGGAAGTTAGGGAATTCATCGAGAAAGACTTGGGAGAAGAAGGTTTAAAACGCTCAGTTGTTGTGGTCTCAACATCAGACCAGCCTGCTTTGTTGAGAATCAAAGCTTTGCTCACTGCGACAACTATAGCAGAGTATTTTCGAGATAAAGGCTATGCAGTTATGTTAATGGTTGACTCACTAACAAGGTGGGCGATGGCTCAACGTGAAGTTGGACTTGCTATTGGCGAACCACCTACGACGCGAGGTTATCCCCCCAGCGTTTTTGCACAGCTTCCCAAAATCCTTGAACGTGCTGGTAACTCAGACAAAGGTAGTATAACGGGCATTTACACTGTGCTTGTTGAAGCAGATGATTTCAACGAGCCTATCTCTGATACTGTTCGGGGTATCGTTGACGGGCATATAATACTCTCACGTCGCCTTGCTGAGGCAAACCATTATCCGGCAATAGATGTACTCATGAGTGTTAGTCGTTTAATGACAGATGTTGTAAAACCAGAACATCTCCATGCAGCACGCTTGTTAAGAGATATAATGGCTACATATAACGATGCGAAAGACCTTATAGACGTTGGAGCATACAAAAAGGGAACAAATCCCAAGATAGATAAAGCTATAGAACTTATTGACGAAATCAACAAATTTCTTAGACAAGGTATTCGTGAGAAAATGACGTTTGATGATACAGTTGAGTATTTATTGTCCATCGCTAGAAAAGTGTGA
- a CDS encoding Cof-type HAD-IIB family hydrolase, with product MSNTKKLKNKRTFVFDLDGTVLNSKNEFPQETKRLILNILDNGDNVIFATGRMHISAKKLLENVFNEDIFPIISYNGAVVYVPNVGFIYEKTLDMETVHKVIDFLRERKIHVQTYVDDKLYSEKDNEEIKLYAKHADVPYYVVDDLKAIEHPPIKMLAIAEQGILDNLIEPLKEIVNQKANVFKSFPIFLDIVPADANKGNALKFLANYMGFDLKNTVVFGDNENDIYMFEVAGKKIAVENAVDKLKEVADFVSKSNEENGVLYSFVHLFPEYLRGIESSN from the coding sequence TTGAGTAATACTAAAAAATTGAAAAATAAAAGAACTTTTGTTTTTGATTTGGACGGAACGGTGCTGAATTCTAAAAATGAGTTTCCTCAGGAAACGAAGAGACTGATACTGAACATCCTTGACAACGGAGATAACGTAATTTTTGCAACTGGACGAATGCATATATCAGCTAAAAAATTATTAGAAAATGTTTTTAACGAAGATATTTTTCCAATAATCTCTTACAATGGAGCCGTTGTCTACGTTCCGAATGTAGGTTTTATTTACGAGAAAACATTAGATATGGAAACAGTACACAAGGTTATAGACTTTCTTAGAGAAAGGAAGATTCACGTTCAAACATATGTCGATGATAAGCTTTACAGCGAAAAAGACAACGAGGAAATAAAGTTGTACGCAAAACATGCGGACGTTCCTTACTACGTAGTTGACGACTTGAAAGCAATCGAACATCCACCGATAAAAATGTTAGCGATTGCTGAGCAAGGTATTCTCGACAACTTAATCGAACCTCTCAAAGAAATTGTGAATCAAAAGGCGAACGTTTTCAAAAGTTTTCCAATCTTTTTAGACATCGTCCCTGCCGACGCTAATAAAGGGAACGCACTTAAGTTTTTAGCAAATTACATGGGCTTCGACCTAAAAAACACTGTTGTTTTTGGGGACAACGAGAATGATATTTATATGTTTGAAGTTGCAGGTAAAAAAATTGCCGTTGAAAACGCCGTAGACAAGTTAAAAGAGGTGGCGGATTTTGTTAGTAAATCCAATGAAGAAAATGGTGTTCTTTATAGCTTTGTTCACCTTTTCCCTGAGTATCTTCGGGGCATTGAATCTTCCAACTAA